The following are from one region of the Mesorhizobium sp. B2-8-5 genome:
- a CDS encoding DUF3008 family protein: MPATSQAQQKAAGAALSAKRGEIKKSELRGASREMYESMSEKQLEEFAETKRKDLPGKKS; the protein is encoded by the coding sequence ATGCCTGCCACATCACAAGCACAGCAAAAGGCCGCCGGGGCAGCACTTTCCGCCAAGCGCGGCGAGATCAAGAAAAGCGAGCTTAGGGGCGCTTCGCGCGAAATGTATGAATCGATGAGCGAGAAGCAACTCGAAGAGTTCGCCGAGACCAAACGCAAGGATTTGCCCGGCAAAAAGTCATAG
- the rpsD gene encoding 30S ribosomal protein S4, with amino-acid sequence MSKRESAKYKIDRRLGENIWGRPKSPVNKREYGPGQHGQRRKGKLSDFGLQLRAKQKLKGHYGDVSEKQFRKVYEEANRRKGDTSENLIGLLESRLDAVVYRAKFVPTIFAARQFVNHGHVNVNGKRTNIGSYRCKPGDVIEVREKSKQLVIVLESVGLAERDVPDYIEADHNKMIATFARVPGLSDVPFAVQMEPNLVVEFYSR; translated from the coding sequence ATGAGCAAGCGCGAATCCGCGAAATACAAGATCGACCGCCGTCTCGGCGAAAACATCTGGGGCCGCCCGAAGTCCCCGGTCAACAAGCGTGAATACGGTCCCGGCCAGCACGGCCAGCGCCGCAAGGGCAAGCTTTCCGACTTCGGCCTGCAGCTGCGCGCCAAGCAGAAGCTGAAGGGTCACTATGGCGACGTTTCGGAAAAGCAGTTCCGCAAGGTCTATGAAGAGGCCAACCGCCGCAAGGGCGACACCTCCGAGAACCTGATCGGCCTGCTCGAGTCGCGTCTCGACGCGGTCGTCTACCGCGCCAAGTTCGTGCCGACCATTTTCGCCGCCCGTCAGTTCGTCAACCACGGTCATGTCAACGTCAACGGCAAGCGCACCAACATCGGTTCGTATCGCTGCAAGCCGGGCGACGTCATCGAGGTGCGCGAGAAGTCGAAGCAGCTCGTGATCGTGCTGGAATCGGTTGGTCTCGCCGAGCGCGACGTGCCGGACTACATCGAAGCCGACCACAACAAGATGATCGCGACCTTTGCTCGCGTTCCCGGCCTGTCGGACGTTCCGTTCGCCGTGCAGATGGAACCGAACCTGGTCGTCGAATTCTACTCGCGCTGA
- a CDS encoding inositol monophosphatase family protein, translating into MKFDDRSIDWLAELLADAARTEIMPRFRRLGEGDVRQKTSAADLVTEADVNAERLITARLLERYPQAMVVGEEACSDNPALLSGLGDAALAFVIDPVDGTFNFASGVPLFGVMAGVVVNGETVAGIIHDPVGKDWLIGAKGAGSHIRHAHGALEKVRVAAPVPMAQMTGAVSWQFLEEPERSRLARNQTKTLSQFAYRCAAHEYRLLASGHAHFVLYNKLMPWDHLAGALIHQEAGGHVARVDGSAYLPSHVDGGLLVAPDKQSWDELRRELWAE; encoded by the coding sequence ATGAAATTTGACGACCGTTCGATCGACTGGCTGGCCGAGCTTCTTGCCGACGCCGCCAGGACTGAAATCATGCCGCGCTTCCGCCGGCTGGGCGAGGGCGACGTGCGCCAGAAGACGTCCGCCGCCGACCTCGTGACCGAGGCGGACGTCAATGCCGAGAGGCTGATCACCGCCCGGCTGCTCGAACGCTATCCCCAGGCCATGGTGGTCGGTGAAGAGGCCTGTTCCGACAACCCGGCGCTGCTATCTGGCCTTGGCGATGCCGCGCTTGCCTTCGTCATCGATCCGGTCGACGGCACCTTCAACTTCGCTTCCGGCGTGCCGCTGTTCGGCGTCATGGCCGGCGTCGTCGTCAACGGCGAGACCGTCGCCGGCATCATCCATGATCCGGTCGGCAAGGACTGGCTGATCGGCGCCAAGGGGGCGGGCAGCCATATCCGCCACGCGCATGGCGCGCTGGAGAAGGTCCGCGTCGCGGCACCGGTGCCCATGGCGCAGATGACGGGCGCCGTTTCCTGGCAGTTTCTCGAAGAGCCTGAACGCTCGCGGCTTGCCCGCAACCAGACCAAGACGCTGTCGCAATTCGCCTATCGCTGCGCGGCGCATGAATATCGGCTGCTTGCCAGCGGTCACGCCCATTTCGTGCTCTATAACAAGCTGATGCCCTGGGATCATCTCGCCGGCGCGCTGATCCATCAGGAAGCCGGCGGCCATGTCGCGCGCGTCGACGGCAGCGCCTATCTGCCATCGCATGTCGACGGCGGCCTGCTGGTCGCGCCGGACAAGCAAAGCTGGGACGAGCTGCGCCGCGAGCTCTGGGCTGAGTAG
- the ttcA gene encoding tRNA 2-thiocytidine(32) synthetase TtcA, producing MNMLPDVKTLEPIGDETDGGFHPLFADVPSSVEFNKLRKRLLRLTRQAIEDFAMVKPGERWLVALSGGKDSYGLLALLLDLKWRGLLPVELLACNLDQGQPNFPKHILPDYLNANGIAHRIEYQDTYSVVTDKLPEGSTYCSLCSRLRRGHFYRIAREEECSALVLGHHREDILETFFMNLFHGGRLAAMPPKLLNDEGDVLVLRPLAYSAEADLEKFANAMKFPIIPCDLCGSQEGLQRNAMKAMLDDIEKRMPGRKDTMIRAMTNVRLSHLLDRKLFDFAGLDANPGRDISDEI from the coding sequence ATGAATATGCTGCCAGATGTCAAAACGCTCGAGCCGATCGGCGACGAGACCGACGGCGGCTTCCATCCGCTGTTTGCCGACGTGCCGTCCTCGGTCGAGTTCAACAAGCTGCGCAAGCGGCTGTTGAGGCTGACGCGCCAGGCGATCGAGGATTTCGCCATGGTGAAGCCCGGCGAGCGCTGGCTGGTGGCGCTCTCCGGCGGCAAGGATTCCTATGGCCTGCTCGCGCTTCTGCTCGACCTCAAATGGCGCGGTCTGCTGCCGGTCGAACTGCTCGCCTGCAATCTCGACCAGGGCCAGCCGAATTTCCCGAAGCACATCCTGCCCGATTATCTCAACGCCAACGGCATCGCGCATCGCATCGAATACCAGGACACCTATTCGGTGGTGACCGACAAGCTGCCGGAAGGCAGCACCTATTGCTCGCTCTGCTCGCGGCTGCGGCGCGGCCATTTCTACCGCATCGCGCGCGAGGAGGAATGCTCGGCGCTGGTGCTTGGCCATCACCGCGAGGACATTCTCGAGACCTTCTTCATGAACCTGTTCCATGGCGGGCGTCTCGCCGCCATGCCGCCTAAGCTCCTCAATGACGAAGGTGACGTCTTGGTGCTGCGGCCGCTCGCCTATAGTGCTGAGGCCGACCTCGAGAAATTCGCCAACGCGATGAAATTCCCGATCATCCCGTGCGATCTGTGCGGCAGCCAGGAAGGGCTGCAGCGCAACGCCATGAAGGCGATGCTCGACGACATCGAGAAGCGCATGCCGGGCCGCAAGGACACGATGATCCGCGCCATGACCAATGTAAGGCTCTCGCATCTCCTGGACAGGAAGCTATTCGACTTCGCGGGGCTCGATGCGAATCCAGGACGAGACATTTCCGATGAAATTTGA